The following are encoded in a window of Megalobrama amblycephala isolate DHTTF-2021 linkage group LG19, ASM1881202v1, whole genome shotgun sequence genomic DNA:
- the fam118b gene encoding protein FAM118B isoform X1 — translation MSAAEKQRRYRARRDADPSRRAQYLEKQREAWYRLIRLGNVKPIAELSESEKQSKRDKWRKAQQRRRQRKRMLENIITPADRPEFDQPPEETRSRMASVVTVKTEKRPSPDSEDGDTVAKKARKLLPSLKTKRAPELVLVIGTGVSSAVAPQVPALRSWKGLIQALLDAANDFDLLEEEESRRFQKSLQEDKNLVHVAHDLIQKLSPRTGNVRSTFFKDCLYEVFDDLECKMENAGKHLLRSVLQLMESGALVLTTNFDNLLEIYAAHQGTKLESLDLTDEKKVLEWAQEKRRLSVLHIHGVYTNPSGIVLHPAGYQNVLRNTEVMREIQKLYETKSFVFLGCGRTVDDTTFQALFLEAVKHKSDLEHFMLVRREDVGEFKKLRDNMLDKGIKVISYGNEYSDLPEYFERLANEICNRDVDRDVVTNGWGSPISQGEESQNGFTTQKNLLQDYHS, via the exons ATGTCAGCAGCAGAGAAACAGCGAAGATACAGGGCTCGGCGGGATGCTGATCCCTCAAGAAGGGCACAATATTTAGAAAAGCAGAGAGAGGCATGGTACAGACTTATAAGACTAGGAAATGTGAAACCAATCGCAGAGTTGAGTGAGAGCGAGAAACAAAGCAAAAGAGACAAATGGAGAAAAGCACAACAGAGAAGAAGACAAAGAAAGCGAATGCTAGAAAACATAATTACTCCAGCAGACCGCCCTGAATTTGACCAGCCACCTGAAGAAACAAG gAGTCGAATGGCCTCTGTTGTTACAGTGAAGACAGAGAAGCGTCCTTCCCCTGACTCTGAGGATGGCGACACAGTGGCTAAGAAGGCCAG AAAGTTGCTGCCCAGCCTGAAGACCAAGCGTGCCCCTGAGCTGGTGCTGGTGATCGGCACGGGGGTGAGTTCAGCTGTAGCTCCTCAGGTGCCCGCGCTGCGCTCCTGGAAAGGTCTGATCCAGGCGCTGCTAGATGCTGCCAATGACTTTGATCTGCTTGAGGAGGAGGAGAGCCGCCGCTTCCAGAAAAGTCTGCAAGAGGACAAGAACCTGGTGCACGTTGCCCATGACCTTATTCAGAAACTTTCACCG CGGACGGGAAATGTACGCTCCACCTTTTTTAAAGACTGCCTCTATGAGGTGTTTGATGACCTGGAGTGTAAGATGGAGAACGCTGGGAAGCATCTCCTCCGCTCTGTGCTGCAGTTGATGGAGAGCGGTGCCCTGGTCCTCACCACCAACTTTGACAACCTGTTAGAGATCTACGCTGCCCACCAAGGGACCAAGCTGGAGTCTTTGGATCTCACAGATGAGAAGAAG GTTCTGGAGTGGGCTCAGGAGAAGAGAAGACTAAGTGTGCTCCATATTCACGGTGTTTACACCAACCCCAGCGGTATTGTACTGCATCCGGCTGGCTACCAGAATGTTCTGAGGAACACAGAAGTCATG AGGGAGATCCAGAAACTCTACGAAACCAAGTCTTTTGTGTTCCTGGGCTGCGGGAGGACGGTGGACGACACCACTTTCCAGGCACTGTTTCTCGAGGCGGTCAAACACAAGTCCGACCTTGAGCATTTCATGCTGGTGCGGCGAGAGGACGTGGGCGAATTCAAAAAGCTTCGAGATAACATGCTGGACAAGGGCATTAAGGTCATCTCGTACGGCAACGAATACTCCGACCTGCCAGAGTACTTCGAGCGGCTGGCCAATGAGATTTGCAACCGGGATGTGGACCGGGACGTAGTGACCAATGGTTGGG GATCTCCCATCTCACAAGGCGAAGAAAGTCAAAATGGTTTTACGACCCAGAAAAACCTCCTGCAAG ACTACCACTCGTGA
- the fam118b gene encoding protein FAM118B isoform X2 — translation MSAAEKQRRYRARRDADPSRRAQYLEKQREAWYRLIRLGNVKPIAELSESEKQSKRDKWRKAQQRRRQRKRMLENIITPADRPEFDQPPEETRSRMASVVTVKTEKRPSPDSEDGDTVAKKARKLLPSLKTKRAPELVLVIGTGVSSAVAPQVPALRSWKGLIQALLDAANDFDLLEEEESRRFQKSLQEDKNLVHVAHDLIQKLSPRTGNVRSTFFKDCLYEVFDDLECKMENAGKHLLRSVLQLMESGALVLTTNFDNLLEIYAAHQGTKLESLDLTDEKKVLEWAQEKRRLSVLHIHGVYTNPSGIVLHPAGYQNVLRNTEVMREIQKLYETKSFVFLGCGRTVDDTTFQALFLEAVKHKSDLEHFMLVRREDVGEFKKLRDNMLDKGIKVISYGNEYSDLPEYFERLANEICNRDVDRDVVTNGWGSPISQGEESQNGFTTQKNLLQEG, via the exons ATGTCAGCAGCAGAGAAACAGCGAAGATACAGGGCTCGGCGGGATGCTGATCCCTCAAGAAGGGCACAATATTTAGAAAAGCAGAGAGAGGCATGGTACAGACTTATAAGACTAGGAAATGTGAAACCAATCGCAGAGTTGAGTGAGAGCGAGAAACAAAGCAAAAGAGACAAATGGAGAAAAGCACAACAGAGAAGAAGACAAAGAAAGCGAATGCTAGAAAACATAATTACTCCAGCAGACCGCCCTGAATTTGACCAGCCACCTGAAGAAACAAG gAGTCGAATGGCCTCTGTTGTTACAGTGAAGACAGAGAAGCGTCCTTCCCCTGACTCTGAGGATGGCGACACAGTGGCTAAGAAGGCCAG AAAGTTGCTGCCCAGCCTGAAGACCAAGCGTGCCCCTGAGCTGGTGCTGGTGATCGGCACGGGGGTGAGTTCAGCTGTAGCTCCTCAGGTGCCCGCGCTGCGCTCCTGGAAAGGTCTGATCCAGGCGCTGCTAGATGCTGCCAATGACTTTGATCTGCTTGAGGAGGAGGAGAGCCGCCGCTTCCAGAAAAGTCTGCAAGAGGACAAGAACCTGGTGCACGTTGCCCATGACCTTATTCAGAAACTTTCACCG CGGACGGGAAATGTACGCTCCACCTTTTTTAAAGACTGCCTCTATGAGGTGTTTGATGACCTGGAGTGTAAGATGGAGAACGCTGGGAAGCATCTCCTCCGCTCTGTGCTGCAGTTGATGGAGAGCGGTGCCCTGGTCCTCACCACCAACTTTGACAACCTGTTAGAGATCTACGCTGCCCACCAAGGGACCAAGCTGGAGTCTTTGGATCTCACAGATGAGAAGAAG GTTCTGGAGTGGGCTCAGGAGAAGAGAAGACTAAGTGTGCTCCATATTCACGGTGTTTACACCAACCCCAGCGGTATTGTACTGCATCCGGCTGGCTACCAGAATGTTCTGAGGAACACAGAAGTCATG AGGGAGATCCAGAAACTCTACGAAACCAAGTCTTTTGTGTTCCTGGGCTGCGGGAGGACGGTGGACGACACCACTTTCCAGGCACTGTTTCTCGAGGCGGTCAAACACAAGTCCGACCTTGAGCATTTCATGCTGGTGCGGCGAGAGGACGTGGGCGAATTCAAAAAGCTTCGAGATAACATGCTGGACAAGGGCATTAAGGTCATCTCGTACGGCAACGAATACTCCGACCTGCCAGAGTACTTCGAGCGGCTGGCCAATGAGATTTGCAACCGGGATGTGGACCGGGACGTAGTGACCAATGGTTGGG GATCTCCCATCTCACAAGGCGAAGAAAGTCAAAATGGTTTTACGACCCAGAAAAACCTCCTGCAAG AAGGATAG
- the fam118b gene encoding protein FAM118B isoform X3, giving the protein MASVVTVKTEKRPSPDSEDGDTVAKKARKLLPSLKTKRAPELVLVIGTGVSSAVAPQVPALRSWKGLIQALLDAANDFDLLEEEESRRFQKSLQEDKNLVHVAHDLIQKLSPRTGNVRSTFFKDCLYEVFDDLECKMENAGKHLLRSVLQLMESGALVLTTNFDNLLEIYAAHQGTKLESLDLTDEKKVLEWAQEKRRLSVLHIHGVYTNPSGIVLHPAGYQNVLRNTEVMREIQKLYETKSFVFLGCGRTVDDTTFQALFLEAVKHKSDLEHFMLVRREDVGEFKKLRDNMLDKGIKVISYGNEYSDLPEYFERLANEICNRDVDRDVVTNGWGSPISQGEESQNGFTTQKNLLQDYHS; this is encoded by the exons ATGGCCTCTGTTGTTACAGTGAAGACAGAGAAGCGTCCTTCCCCTGACTCTGAGGATGGCGACACAGTGGCTAAGAAGGCCAG AAAGTTGCTGCCCAGCCTGAAGACCAAGCGTGCCCCTGAGCTGGTGCTGGTGATCGGCACGGGGGTGAGTTCAGCTGTAGCTCCTCAGGTGCCCGCGCTGCGCTCCTGGAAAGGTCTGATCCAGGCGCTGCTAGATGCTGCCAATGACTTTGATCTGCTTGAGGAGGAGGAGAGCCGCCGCTTCCAGAAAAGTCTGCAAGAGGACAAGAACCTGGTGCACGTTGCCCATGACCTTATTCAGAAACTTTCACCG CGGACGGGAAATGTACGCTCCACCTTTTTTAAAGACTGCCTCTATGAGGTGTTTGATGACCTGGAGTGTAAGATGGAGAACGCTGGGAAGCATCTCCTCCGCTCTGTGCTGCAGTTGATGGAGAGCGGTGCCCTGGTCCTCACCACCAACTTTGACAACCTGTTAGAGATCTACGCTGCCCACCAAGGGACCAAGCTGGAGTCTTTGGATCTCACAGATGAGAAGAAG GTTCTGGAGTGGGCTCAGGAGAAGAGAAGACTAAGTGTGCTCCATATTCACGGTGTTTACACCAACCCCAGCGGTATTGTACTGCATCCGGCTGGCTACCAGAATGTTCTGAGGAACACAGAAGTCATG AGGGAGATCCAGAAACTCTACGAAACCAAGTCTTTTGTGTTCCTGGGCTGCGGGAGGACGGTGGACGACACCACTTTCCAGGCACTGTTTCTCGAGGCGGTCAAACACAAGTCCGACCTTGAGCATTTCATGCTGGTGCGGCGAGAGGACGTGGGCGAATTCAAAAAGCTTCGAGATAACATGCTGGACAAGGGCATTAAGGTCATCTCGTACGGCAACGAATACTCCGACCTGCCAGAGTACTTCGAGCGGCTGGCCAATGAGATTTGCAACCGGGATGTGGACCGGGACGTAGTGACCAATGGTTGGG GATCTCCCATCTCACAAGGCGAAGAAAGTCAAAATGGTTTTACGACCCAGAAAAACCTCCTGCAAG ACTACCACTCGTGA
- the srpra gene encoding signal recognition particle receptor subunit alpha, with amino-acid sequence MLDFFAIFSKGGIVLWCFQGAGVTESFTGPVNALIRSVILQERSGNNSFTHNALSLKYKLDNEFELVFVVGFQKILTLTYVDKFIDDVQLHFRDRYKNELEQRGPLKFLLNNFEFGEDFHNLLREAEDSSKAKAPVSMRTFDMSQKSQKTVKSMIETKDGDKSKEQGGKKSKNAKKEGVSGGDQTKAASQTASKKAVENGNDGLTAEEIIERNRAKFISKQLGGGKPEKTSKSPKPPKPKGKEKRVWDMGGRNTGELDYSGTNGNNSNDAQNQDYEASAEPLIQVDSMKGDLRGVDYESSDDEDEEVEEEERIVVAQTNKKGAKKGGFGGMFGMLKGLVGSKNLTQEDMEPVLDKMRDHLIAKNVAAEIASQLCESVAKKLEGKVMGTFTTVASTVKLALQDSLVQILQPKRRVDILRDVLDARSQRKPFVITFCGVNGVGKSTNLAKISYWLIENGFTVLIAACDTFRAGAVEQLRTHQRRLNSLHPPEKHGGRPAVQLFEKGYGKDAAGIAMEAIAYARNQGFEVVLIDTAGRMQDNAPLMTALAKLIAVNTPDLVLFVGEALVGNEAVDQLVKFNQALADHSKTDKPRLIDGIVLTKFDTIDDKVGAAISMTYITGQPIVFVGTGQTYSDLRSLNARAVVSALMKA; translated from the exons ATGCTGGACTTCTTCGCCATCTTCAGTAAAGGGGGAATCGTGTTGTGGTGTTTTCAGGGGGCCGGAGTCACTGAATCCTTCACCGGGCCTGTCAACGCTCTCATCCGCTCCGTCATCCTCCAG GAGAGGAGTGGGAATAACTCTTTCACCCACAATGCCCTGAGTCTTAAATACAAACTGGACAATGAGTTTGAGCTTGTGTTTGTG GTGGGTTTTCAAAAGATCCTGACGCTGACGTATGTGGATAAGTTCATAGATGATGTCCAGCTTCACTTCAGAGATCGATACAAGAATGAGCTGGAGCAGAGAGGCCCCCTAAAGTTTCTGCTCAataattttgaatttggagAGGACTTCCACAATCTTCTGAG GGAGGCGGAGGACAGCAGCAAAGCCAAGGCCCCCGTCTCAATGAGGACTTTCGACATGTCCCAGAAATCCCAAAAAACTGTGAAGTCTATGATTGAGACAAAGGATGGAGACAAAAGCAAGGAGCAAGGAGGGAAGAAAAGTAAAAATGCCAAAAAGGAAG GTGTCTCAGGAGGAGATCAGACTAAAGCTGCTTCACAGACTGCCTCCAAAAAGGCTGTGGAGAATGGAAATGATGGTCTGACCGCAGAGGAGATTATTGAGAGGAACCGTGCCAAGTTCATCAGCAAGCAGTTGGGTGGCGGAAAACCAGAGAAGACCAG TAAGTCCCCTAAACCCCCGAAGCCAAAGGGGAAGGAAAAACGGGTGTGGGATATGGGTGGGAGGAACACTGGAGAGCTGGACTACAGTGGAACCAATGGCAACAACTCCAATGACGCACAGAACCAAGACTACGAGGCCTCAGCTGAACCG CTGATCCAGGTGGATTCCATGAAAGGTGACCTGCGAGGTGTGGATTATGAGTCTTCAGACGACGAGGATGAAGAAGTGGAGGAAGAGGAGCGAATTGTGGTGGCGCAAACTAACAAGAAAGG AGCTAAAAAGGGTGGTTTTGGGGGAATGTTTGGGATGCTGAAAGGCCTGGTGGGATCGAAGAATCTGACTCAGGAGGACATGGAGCCAGTTCTGGACAAGATGAGGGACCACCTCATTG CCAAGAATGTAGCAGCTGAAATAGCCTCCCAGCTCTGTGAGTCTGTGGCCAAGAAACTGGAAGGCAAAGTCATGGGCACTTTCACCA CTGTGGCCTCTACGGTAAAGCTGGCTCTGCAGGACTCTCTGGTGCAGATCTTGCAGCCCAAGCGCCGTGTGGACATCTTGAGGGACGTGCTGGATGCTCGTTCTCAGCGCAAACCCTTCGTCATCACCTTCTGTGGGGTCAACGGCGTCGGCAAGTCCACCAACCTCGCAaag ATCTCTTATTGGCTGATTGAGAACGGTTTCACAGTGCTCATCGCCGCCTGTGACACGTTCCGCGCGGGTGCCGTGGAGCAGCTGAGGACTCATCAGCGGCGTCTGAACTCTCTGCACCCCCCCGAGAAGCACGGCGGACGCCCGGCCGTACAGCTCTTTGAGAAGGGATACGGCAAGGATGCTGCTGGGATCGCAATGGAAGCTATTGCCTATG cTCGTAACCAGGGTTTTGAAGTGGTGTTGATCGATACAGCTGGCCGTATGCAGGATAACGCCCCTCTGATGACGGCTCTGGCTAAGCTGATTGCGGTCAACACCCCGGACCTGGTCTTGTTCGTGGGAGAAGCACTAGTGGGCAATGAGGCTGTGGATCAGCTG GTTAAATTTAATCAAGCCCTGGCTGATCATTCCAAGACTGACAAACCCAGGCTTATCGATGGCATTGTTCTCACCAAGTTTGACACCATCGATGACAAG GTGGGCGCTGCCATCTCCATGACCTACATCACGGGTCAGCCCATCGTGTTTGTGGGCACCGGGCAGACGTACAGCGATCTGCGCAGCCTCAACGCCAGGGCTGTGGTCAGCGCGCTCATGAAGGCCTGA